In Polyangia bacterium, one DNA window encodes the following:
- a CDS encoding phosphate ABC transporter substrate-binding protein, producing the protein MRSLFSVRFLVALVLAVAAAAPVLSHAAGSSSYRVVVNPQNSATSVDRKFVVDAFLKKITRWPDGEIIRPVDLSPDSPARGRFSDEIIKRSVSAVKSYWQQLVFSGREVPPPEMDSDEDVIRYVLRFPGAIGYVSGAANAEHVKVVTILR; encoded by the coding sequence GTGCGTTCGCTTTTTTCAGTCCGGTTTTTGGTTGCGTTGGTGCTGGCGGTGGCGGCCGCGGCGCCGGTGCTTTCGCACGCCGCCGGGTCGTCATCGTATCGGGTGGTGGTTAACCCGCAGAACAGCGCCACCAGCGTCGATCGCAAGTTCGTGGTCGACGCCTTCCTGAAGAAGATCACCCGCTGGCCCGACGGCGAGATCATCCGCCCCGTCGACTTGTCGCCCGATTCGCCGGCGCGGGGACGGTTCTCCGACGAGATCATCAAGCGTTCGGTGTCGGCGGTGAAAAGCTACTGGCAGCAGCTGGTCTTTTCGGGCCGCGAGGTGCCGCCGCCCGAGATGGACAGCGACGAAGACGTCATCCGCTACGTGCTGCGCTTTCCCGGCGCCATCGGCTACGTTTCCGGCGCCGCCAACGCCGAACATGTCAAGGTTGTCACCATCCTGCGGTGA
- a CDS encoding dienelactone hydrolase family protein, which translates to MVALAALVPAVAGCAGQEGIGDPPRVAPGFLQQHESLPTDVLGTWYLNRGGQRVTLVLNDQGGEPGGSVSAEGGKDDFPLEAFQFSTPQGQPTTLAFRALEDRTITWYRLQVEDGVVTGRVARTANYVLPDISAFQGQLTGWRAETFNADIVPRTFDIAIDGQWQAILRVDAAAGAFAGQLKLYADGNGALSEQLLEDVTVTAWDGSTLSFVRSVAAGSEQYTGKVAGRLITGTVHSASRSAPTAWHGQRAEIFSHGVGARSSQALIDWQAHTRSRLMRLMMDGAPAPLTSSTAVLSTRAPVPQLAVPATRDDAFASWPQSYQLDEVQWQYTLPNAYGADPLTRVAHGYVAVPTTAPPVGGFPLAVALNGHGGSALADFDPNNPSYWYGDAFARRGYVVVAVDIGHRPLGDRSSLYGDELAGDDPNNGNGNHPAIAAAGFASDWEEDGERAWDALRALDYVLSRTDVDPTRITVVGLSMGGEVADLVGAIDLRVQATLAAGDPPDLAVMQLHGNHPCFDWLRGNVREYFDPSDLHALVAPRTLIRETGAVDTVYSNSTWPYASAKQVIRRAQPAFDALGGTLLHYLHDGAHLFCVGDTTSGAATAAGVTAPMETAPSASEASPTAWESDPTTMALSATSLFDLLPR; encoded by the coding sequence GTGGTGGCGCTGGCTGCGCTGGTGCCGGCGGTCGCCGGATGCGCCGGCCAGGAAGGCATCGGGGATCCTCCGCGCGTCGCGCCGGGTTTCTTGCAGCAGCACGAATCGCTTCCCACCGATGTGCTTGGAACCTGGTACCTCAACCGCGGCGGCCAGCGCGTGACGCTGGTGCTGAACGATCAGGGCGGTGAGCCGGGCGGCTCGGTATCCGCCGAAGGAGGCAAGGACGACTTCCCGCTGGAGGCGTTTCAATTCTCCACACCACAAGGGCAGCCGACCACGCTGGCCTTTCGCGCCTTGGAAGACCGCACCATCACCTGGTACCGGCTGCAGGTCGAAGACGGTGTGGTCACCGGGCGAGTGGCGCGCACGGCGAACTATGTGCTGCCCGATATCAGCGCTTTCCAGGGTCAGCTGACCGGATGGCGCGCAGAGACCTTCAACGCGGACATCGTGCCGCGCACCTTCGACATCGCCATCGACGGTCAGTGGCAAGCAATCCTGCGCGTCGATGCGGCGGCGGGTGCCTTCGCTGGCCAGCTGAAGCTTTACGCCGACGGCAACGGCGCCCTGAGCGAGCAGCTGTTGGAAGATGTCACGGTGACCGCCTGGGACGGCAGCACCCTGTCGTTCGTTCGCTCGGTCGCCGCGGGCAGCGAGCAGTACACCGGCAAGGTCGCCGGTCGTCTGATCACCGGCACCGTGCACAGCGCCAGCCGTTCGGCGCCGACCGCCTGGCACGGCCAGCGCGCCGAGATCTTCAGCCATGGTGTCGGCGCACGTTCATCGCAAGCTTTGATTGACTGGCAGGCGCACACCCGCAGCCGTTTGATGCGCTTGATGATGGACGGCGCGCCGGCGCCGCTGACGTCGTCGACCGCGGTGTTGTCCACGCGCGCCCCGGTTCCGCAGCTGGCGGTCCCCGCCACGCGCGACGACGCCTTCGCCAGCTGGCCGCAAAGCTATCAACTGGACGAAGTGCAGTGGCAGTACACCTTGCCCAACGCGTACGGCGCCGATCCGCTGACCCGCGTCGCCCATGGGTATGTGGCGGTTCCCACCACCGCTCCGCCGGTCGGTGGCTTTCCCTTGGCGGTGGCGTTGAACGGCCACGGCGGCAGCGCGCTGGCCGATTTCGATCCCAACAATCCCAGCTATTGGTACGGCGACGCGTTCGCCCGGCGCGGATACGTCGTGGTGGCGGTGGACATCGGCCATCGGCCGCTCGGCGATCGCTCGTCGCTGTATGGCGATGAGCTGGCCGGCGACGATCCGAACAACGGCAACGGCAACCATCCCGCCATCGCCGCCGCCGGCTTCGCCTCCGACTGGGAAGAAGACGGCGAACGCGCCTGGGACGCGCTGCGCGCGCTGGATTACGTGCTGTCGCGGACCGACGTCGATCCGACCCGCATCACCGTCGTCGGTCTGTCGATGGGCGGCGAGGTGGCCGACCTGGTGGGCGCCATCGACCTGCGCGTGCAGGCCACTCTGGCCGCCGGCGATCCGCCCGACCTGGCCGTGATGCAGCTGCACGGCAATCATCCTTGCTTCGATTGGCTGCGCGGCAATGTGCGCGAGTATTTCGACCCCAGCGACCTGCACGCCCTGGTGGCTCCGCGAACGCTGATCCGCGAGACCGGCGCCGTGGACACCGTCTACTCGAACAGCACCTGGCCCTATGCCAGCGCCAAGCAGGTGATCCGCCGCGCGCAACCCGCGTTCGATGCGCTGGGCGGGACGTTGCTGCACTATCTGCACGACGGTGCGCACCTGTTCTGCGTCGGCGACACCACCAGCGGCGCCGCCACCGCCGCCGGCGTGACGGCGCCGATGGAAACCGCACCGTCCGCCAGCGAGGCCTCGCCGACGGCTTGGGAGTCTGACCCGACGACGATGGCGCTGAGCGCGACATCGTTGTTCGACTTGCTGCCGCGGTAG
- a CDS encoding ABC transporter ATP-binding protein gives MSERATAMIQIHDVSKVYRMGDVEVHALRGVSLAIEAGEFVAVMGSSGSGKSTLMNMLGCLDKPTAGEYQLDGHSIGGLNSDQLAHIRNRTLGFVFQSFNLLSRTSALENVELPLIYTDVSTRERTRRAGVALDRVGLGERVHHHPNQMSGGQQQRVAIARALVTEPKVILADEPTGNLDSVTSIEVMALLQELWQSGITILLVTHEPDVAAFASRVIVMKDGRVRSDQRQQPQRAAEALQAAKAAAAAEAEAEAEAHAHQPSPGAETKS, from the coding sequence ATGTCGGAACGCGCCACGGCCATGATTCAAATTCACGACGTCAGCAAGGTCTACCGCATGGGCGACGTCGAGGTGCACGCCTTGCGCGGGGTCAGCCTGGCGATCGAAGCCGGCGAGTTCGTCGCCGTGATGGGCTCGTCCGGCTCGGGCAAGTCCACGTTGATGAACATGCTCGGCTGCCTGGACAAACCAACGGCCGGCGAATACCAGCTGGACGGTCATTCGATAGGTGGGCTGAACTCGGATCAGCTGGCGCACATTCGCAACCGGACCCTGGGCTTCGTGTTTCAAAGCTTCAATCTCCTGTCGCGCACCAGCGCTCTCGAAAACGTCGAATTGCCCCTCATCTACACCGACGTCAGCACCCGCGAGCGCACGCGCCGAGCCGGCGTGGCCCTGGATCGCGTGGGGCTGGGCGAGCGCGTGCACCACCATCCCAATCAAATGTCCGGCGGCCAGCAGCAACGGGTGGCCATCGCCCGCGCCCTGGTCACCGAACCCAAGGTCATCCTGGCCGACGAACCGACGGGAAATCTGGATTCGGTCACCAGCATCGAGGTGATGGCCTTGCTGCAAGAGCTGTGGCAATCGGGGATCACCATCCTGCTGGTCACCCACGAACCCGACGTGGCGGCCTTCGCCAGCCGGGTGATCGTCATGAAGGACGGCCGCGTGCGTTCCGACCAGCGGCAACAACCGCAGCGGGCCGCCGAAGCCTTGCAAGCCGCCAAGGCGGCGGCCGCCGCCGAGGCGGAGGCAGAGGCCGAAGCGCACGCCCACCAGCCCTCTCCAGGCGCGGAGACAAAATCGTGA
- a CDS encoding ABC transporter permease — translation MNVLQTTRVAARALARNKLRSFLTTLGIIIGVSAVIATVAIGEGAKAQVEQQFASMGSNLLIIMSGSTTAGGAHGGFGSMPTLTWDDLKSIQTEIPTVRYAAPSLRSTAQLITEEQNWTTSVTGTTSDFFQIRSWPVSEGSMFTSSDLEGGTKVVLLGDTVVQKLYGAGYNPVGQMVRIRNVPFQVMGVLAKKGQSASGQDYDDAAFIPASTFQTKIQGGLQKYLPGVILVGASASDTTARAQTQITGLLRERHHLQPGTDDDFSIRNLAELANAQQEGAKTLTTLLASIAAVSLLVGGIGIMNIMLVSVTERTREIGVRMAVGARRSDILAQFLTEALALSVAGGVIGVALGVLLAEQLASRFHWPLLIRPDVIMIAVAFSALVGIGFGLYPARKASRLDPIDALRFE, via the coding sequence GTGAATGTGCTGCAGACGACCCGGGTGGCGGCGCGGGCGCTGGCCCGCAACAAGCTGCGATCGTTCCTCACCACGCTGGGGATCATCATCGGCGTGTCCGCGGTGATCGCCACCGTGGCCATCGGCGAAGGAGCCAAGGCGCAGGTCGAGCAGCAGTTCGCCTCGATGGGATCCAATCTGCTGATCATCATGTCGGGCAGCACCACCGCCGGCGGCGCGCACGGCGGCTTCGGATCGATGCCCACGCTGACCTGGGACGATCTGAAGTCGATCCAGACCGAGATCCCGACGGTGCGCTATGCGGCGCCGTCGCTGCGCTCGACCGCGCAGCTCATCACCGAAGAACAGAACTGGACCACCAGCGTCACCGGCACCACCTCGGATTTTTTCCAGATCCGCAGCTGGCCGGTCAGCGAGGGATCGATGTTCACGTCGTCCGACCTGGAAGGCGGCACCAAGGTCGTCTTGCTGGGCGACACGGTGGTGCAAAAGCTGTATGGCGCCGGATACAACCCGGTCGGGCAGATGGTGCGCATCCGCAACGTGCCGTTTCAGGTGATGGGCGTCCTGGCGAAGAAGGGCCAGTCGGCGTCAGGCCAGGACTATGACGACGCCGCGTTCATCCCGGCGTCCACCTTTCAGACCAAGATCCAGGGCGGCCTGCAGAAATATCTGCCGGGCGTCATCCTGGTGGGCGCTTCCGCATCCGACACCACGGCCCGCGCGCAGACGCAGATCACCGGGCTTTTGCGGGAACGCCACCATCTGCAACCCGGGACCGACGACGATTTTTCCATCCGCAACCTGGCCGAGCTGGCCAACGCGCAGCAGGAGGGCGCCAAGACCCTGACCACCCTGCTGGCCAGCATCGCCGCCGTGTCTTTGTTGGTGGGCGGCATCGGCATCATGAACATCATGCTGGTCAGCGTGACCGAACGAACGCGCGAGATCGGCGTGCGCATGGCGGTGGGCGCGCGCCGCAGCGACATCCTGGCCCAGTTCCTGACCGAAGCGCTGGCACTGTCGGTGGCCGGCGGCGTGATCGGCGTGGCGCTGGGCGTGCTTTTGGCGGAGCAACTGGCCTCGCGTTTCCACTGGCCGCTTTTGATCCGGCCGGACGTCATCATGATCGCGGTGGCCTTCAGCGCACTGGTGGGAATTGGCTTCGGGCTTTATCCGGCGCGCAAGGCTTCGCGCTTGGACCCGATCGATGCCTTGAGGTTCGAATGA
- a CDS encoding DUF2721 domain-containing protein, with translation MVDTSSIVSALAPGVALTSAAIYWANLQSRLDNLATRVRSLNTELRHETKGAPRAVSVELQVVMVAARSRVLHVGVVLSVVALVGFLGSSAMLFVASRESRWATGVAVALFTLGLLALGGSLLTTLWEMLWARRSLDEDIRSSRPRDPDATPSRSSVA, from the coding sequence GTGGTCGACACGTCGTCTATCGTCTCGGCGCTGGCCCCCGGCGTGGCGTTGACCAGCGCGGCGATCTACTGGGCGAACTTGCAGTCGCGCCTGGACAACCTGGCCACGCGCGTCCGGTCGTTGAATACCGAGCTGCGCCATGAAACCAAAGGTGCGCCGCGGGCGGTGAGCGTCGAGTTGCAGGTGGTGATGGTCGCGGCGCGCTCGCGGGTGTTGCACGTCGGCGTCGTGCTGTCGGTGGTCGCGCTGGTGGGATTTCTGGGGTCCAGCGCGATGCTGTTCGTGGCCTCGCGGGAAAGCCGGTGGGCGACGGGCGTGGCGGTCGCCCTGTTCACGCTCGGTCTGCTCGCTCTCGGCGGATCGTTGCTGACCACGCTGTGGGAGATGCTCTGGGCGCGCCGATCGCTGGACGAGGACATTCGCAGCAGCCGACCACGCGATCCGGACGCGACGCCCAGTCGTTCATCAGTCGCGTAG
- a CDS encoding efflux RND transporter periplasmic adaptor subunit, with the protein MKKSNIGLTVAALIILAAAGGTYYYRASHKTTVHFETVAVDRGAIMAKVTATGTLSALVTVQVGSQVSGRVSEIRVDFNSPVKKGQVIAKIDPPLFQAALDQADANDVAARGNLTKLQARADDAKAQLVRSEELARRKVIAQQDLDTMRANAKAADGDVVAAQGQVAQAKASLHQARVNLAYTTINSPITGVVISRSVDVGQTVAASLAAPTLFVIAQDLTKMQVDTSVAEADIGKLRSGLQATFTVDAYPSRKFKGVIRQIRNAPQTLQNVVTYDAVVDVDNNGLELRPGMTATVTFIYDQKDDVLRVANAALRFQPPAEMQQRGRSGGGGGPADAGGGSTSAGGAGARNGERSRGGGGGPSRVGGARRQRSGGDGEPSDRRTLWVLRDNNAIPLSVHTGLSDGVTTEVDSPQLQAGDRAITDATGFDSAKSGGAAPFRHLF; encoded by the coding sequence ATGAAGAAATCGAACATCGGCCTCACCGTCGCGGCTCTGATCATCCTTGCTGCCGCAGGGGGCACCTACTACTACCGCGCCAGCCACAAGACCACCGTTCATTTCGAGACCGTCGCCGTCGATCGCGGCGCCATCATGGCCAAGGTGACGGCGACGGGAACTTTGTCTGCGCTGGTCACCGTCCAAGTCGGAAGCCAGGTCTCGGGTCGGGTCAGCGAGATCCGGGTCGACTTCAATTCGCCGGTAAAAAAAGGCCAGGTCATCGCCAAGATCGACCCGCCACTGTTTCAAGCGGCGCTGGATCAGGCCGACGCCAACGACGTCGCCGCGCGCGGTAATCTGACCAAGTTGCAAGCGCGCGCCGACGACGCCAAGGCGCAGCTGGTGCGCTCTGAAGAGCTGGCCCGGCGGAAGGTCATCGCGCAGCAGGATCTGGACACCATGCGCGCCAACGCCAAGGCCGCCGACGGCGACGTGGTGGCAGCACAAGGACAGGTGGCGCAGGCCAAGGCGTCGCTGCACCAGGCGCGGGTGAACCTGGCCTATACGACGATCAACTCGCCCATCACCGGGGTGGTCATCTCGCGCAGCGTGGACGTCGGGCAGACCGTGGCGGCGTCGCTGGCGGCGCCGACGTTGTTCGTGATCGCCCAGGACCTGACCAAGATGCAGGTCGACACCAGCGTGGCCGAGGCGGACATCGGCAAGCTGCGCAGCGGCCTGCAGGCGACGTTCACCGTCGACGCGTACCCGTCGCGCAAGTTCAAGGGCGTGATTCGCCAGATCCGCAACGCGCCGCAGACGCTGCAGAACGTGGTCACCTACGACGCGGTGGTGGACGTCGACAACAACGGCCTGGAACTGCGGCCCGGCATGACCGCCACGGTGACGTTCATCTACGATCAGAAGGACGACGTGTTGCGGGTGGCGAACGCGGCGCTGCGGTTTCAGCCGCCGGCCGAGATGCAGCAGCGCGGGCGCAGCGGCGGCGGCGGCGGTCCGGCGGATGCCGGCGGCGGCAGCACCAGCGCCGGGGGCGCCGGCGCCAGAAACGGCGAGCGATCGCGCGGCGGCGGTGGCGGCCCATCCAGGGTGGGCGGCGCCCGGCGACAACGCAGCGGCGGTGACGGCGAGCCATCCGATCGCCGCACGCTCTGGGTGCTGCGCGACAACAATGCCATACCCCTGTCCGTGCACACCGGCCTGTCCGATGGCGTGACGACGGAAGTGGATTCTCCGCAGCTGCAGGCCGGCGACCGCGCCATCACCGACGCCACTGGTTTTGATTCGGCGAAGAGCGGCGGCGCGGCGCCCTTCCGTCACTTGTTCTAA
- a CDS encoding response regulator: MRLSFRSKLIAIVATAALAFIVLLVSSATISNRTQDQLTDIEKRYLPRLELGPRLETQFEHLQRGLQDAVAARDAEALEATRATKDGLLAELAAARTVADPMQAALLRNAIEDYYAAAYDVSRRILGGETGESLVRWMGSMQTKQAHAARTLKETTAFDRSGLARAFAAASEAQAVATKVRFAVIIGCLVVVVLLSLRLSRGVLGALSQLTIGLRRFGDGDFRTPIPVVSSDELGEVARQANQMAAGLSRLGSERDRSDWLKAGQAGLVVQVRGELEQKELADRATTFLAQYLTAAAGALYLYQPDGSLKLIGQYALSAGDGAGQAAPIFRRGEGLVGQAALVDHLTVVTDPPADFLRVRSGLGEGAPRVLVFQPIMNVGRVTGVIELGLFRPWTEVDAELLATVRDPLAIALDGARSRAATRDLLAETQRQAERLSSQEEELRAINEELQTQQDELRQTNTELGLRARELEDQRRILEDRNLELSEARTRLEHKASELTTVSSYKSQFLANMSHELRTPLNSMLLLSNLLADNESGNLSEKQVEFARTVHAAGKDLLALINQVLDLAKIESGKQEVRNEPVALQAVVEHLGRVFQPLARDKGLEFVFTVSPSLPSTINTDRRRLEQVLNNLLGNAIKFTPTGTVTLTVDRPPAGGERLPGDLPRARAVAFTVTDTGLGIAPGDQQRVFAPFEQVDAATDRRYGGTGLGLAISRQLAELLGGALSLQSTLGQGSTFTCVIPEEPPPARGGDAILRERPAISTVDGPGRQESNFVQAASSPASNGAAPVNGTTGDGADASLLLIEDDTVFSNAFGDIIRDQGLQCLIATKGQDGLRLAKERKPKGIILDVRLPDIDGWTVIAALRADPETASIPVHFVSALDAADRGLALGAVGYLSKPASHRELEQVVEALVPKQAERPPRVLVVEDDVLTGESLVRRLSALTLDVHHVTSARHALQAVRDERFAFMILDLSLPDMDGLQLLRSLQEQCGSAMPSVVVYTARALSKAEVKMLETYTEAVVLKEGASAERLIDEVRMFVRRLKEGLGMRRLRANHNGPVVTADLKGKTVLIADDDMRALYALSATLRAKGLDVLTADTGVSALAVLAKHPEVNAVLMDIMMPEMDGYEAMRRIRRDVSHSALPIIALTAKAMAGDEQKCLEAGATAYLPKPIDPDRLLALLSDYLGKNGSRVA; encoded by the coding sequence ATGCGGCTTTCGTTTCGAAGCAAATTGATCGCCATCGTCGCCACCGCGGCGCTGGCCTTCATCGTGTTGCTGGTCAGCAGCGCGACCATCTCGAACCGCACGCAAGATCAGCTGACCGACATCGAGAAACGTTACCTGCCCCGCCTGGAGCTGGGGCCACGGCTGGAGACCCAGTTCGAACACCTGCAGCGTGGCCTGCAGGACGCGGTGGCAGCGCGCGACGCCGAGGCGCTGGAGGCCACGCGCGCCACCAAGGACGGTCTGCTGGCCGAGCTGGCCGCCGCGCGCACGGTGGCCGATCCGATGCAGGCGGCGCTGCTTCGCAACGCCATCGAAGACTATTACGCCGCCGCCTACGATGTCTCTCGGCGCATCCTGGGCGGCGAGACCGGCGAATCGCTGGTGCGCTGGATGGGATCGATGCAGACCAAGCAAGCGCACGCGGCGCGCACGCTGAAAGAGACCACCGCCTTCGATCGCAGCGGCCTGGCCCGGGCGTTCGCCGCCGCCTCCGAGGCGCAGGCGGTGGCTACCAAGGTCCGCTTCGCGGTGATCATCGGCTGCCTGGTGGTGGTGGTGCTGCTGTCTTTGCGGCTAAGCCGGGGCGTGCTGGGCGCGCTGTCCCAGCTGACGATCGGCCTGCGCCGCTTCGGCGACGGCGATTTTCGCACGCCCATCCCGGTGGTCAGCAGCGACGAGCTGGGCGAGGTGGCGAGGCAGGCCAATCAGATGGCGGCCGGCTTGAGCCGTCTCGGCAGCGAGCGCGATCGCTCTGACTGGCTGAAGGCCGGGCAGGCCGGGCTGGTGGTGCAGGTACGGGGCGAGCTGGAACAAAAAGAGCTGGCCGATCGGGCCACCACTTTCCTGGCGCAGTATCTGACCGCGGCGGCCGGCGCGCTTTATCTTTACCAGCCCGACGGCAGCTTGAAGTTGATCGGGCAATACGCGCTGTCAGCGGGCGACGGCGCCGGGCAGGCGGCGCCGATTTTTCGCCGCGGTGAAGGCCTGGTCGGCCAGGCGGCGCTGGTCGATCACCTGACGGTGGTGACGGATCCGCCGGCGGATTTCCTGCGCGTGCGTTCCGGCCTGGGCGAGGGCGCGCCGCGCGTGCTGGTCTTTCAACCCATCATGAACGTCGGGCGCGTCACCGGGGTGATCGAGCTCGGCTTGTTTCGCCCGTGGACCGAGGTCGACGCCGAGCTGCTGGCGACGGTGCGCGATCCGCTGGCCATCGCTCTCGACGGCGCGCGCTCGCGGGCGGCGACGCGCGATCTGCTGGCCGAAACGCAGCGCCAGGCGGAGCGACTTTCGTCGCAAGAAGAAGAGCTGCGGGCCATCAACGAAGAGCTGCAGACGCAACAGGACGAGCTGCGCCAGACCAACACGGAGCTGGGCCTTCGGGCAAGAGAGCTGGAAGACCAGCGGCGGATTCTGGAAGACCGCAACCTCGAGCTTTCCGAAGCGCGCACCCGTCTCGAACACAAGGCGTCCGAGCTGACCACCGTCAGCTCGTACAAGTCGCAGTTTCTGGCCAACATGTCGCACGAGCTGCGCACCCCGCTCAACAGCATGCTGCTCTTGTCGAACCTGCTGGCGGACAACGAGAGCGGCAACCTCAGCGAAAAGCAGGTTGAATTCGCCCGCACCGTCCACGCCGCCGGGAAAGATCTTCTGGCGCTGATCAATCAGGTGCTGGATCTGGCCAAGATCGAATCCGGCAAGCAAGAGGTGCGCAACGAACCGGTGGCGCTGCAAGCGGTGGTCGAGCACCTGGGGCGCGTCTTTCAACCGCTGGCGCGCGACAAGGGCCTCGAGTTCGTGTTCACCGTGTCGCCGTCGCTGCCGTCCACCATCAACACCGATCGCCGGCGTCTCGAGCAGGTCCTGAACAACCTGCTCGGCAACGCCATCAAGTTCACGCCCACAGGCACCGTCACGCTGACGGTCGATCGACCGCCGGCCGGCGGCGAGCGGCTGCCGGGGGATCTGCCGCGCGCGCGAGCGGTGGCCTTCACGGTCACCGACACGGGACTCGGCATCGCGCCCGGGGATCAGCAACGCGTGTTCGCGCCGTTCGAGCAGGTGGACGCCGCCACCGATCGCCGTTACGGCGGCACTGGCCTCGGCCTGGCCATCTCGCGCCAGCTGGCCGAACTGCTGGGTGGCGCGCTGTCTTTACAAAGCACGCTGGGCCAGGGCAGCACCTTCACTTGCGTGATTCCCGAAGAGCCGCCGCCGGCGCGAGGGGGCGACGCCATCCTGCGCGAACGCCCGGCCATTTCGACCGTCGACGGCCCGGGTCGCCAGGAGTCGAATTTTGTGCAAGCCGCGTCGTCGCCTGCCAGCAACGGCGCCGCGCCGGTCAACGGCACCACCGGCGACGGAGCCGACGCGTCGCTGCTGCTGATCGAAGATGACACCGTCTTCTCCAACGCCTTTGGCGACATCATTCGCGACCAGGGACTGCAATGCCTGATCGCCACCAAAGGCCAGGACGGCCTGCGCCTGGCCAAGGAGCGCAAGCCCAAGGGCATCATCCTCGACGTGCGCTTGCCCGACATCGACGGATGGACGGTGATAGCGGCGCTGCGCGCGGATCCCGAGACCGCCAGCATCCCGGTGCACTTCGTGTCGGCGCTGGACGCCGCCGATCGCGGATTGGCTTTGGGCGCGGTCGGATATCTGTCCAAGCCGGCCAGCCACCGCGAGCTGGAACAGGTGGTCGAGGCGCTGGTGCCCAAACAAGCGGAGCGTCCGCCGCGCGTGCTGGTGGTCGAGGATGACGTGCTGACCGGCGAATCGTTGGTGCGGCGGCTGTCGGCGCTGACGCTGGACGTGCACCACGTGACCAGCGCGCGCCACGCGCTGCAGGCGGTGCGCGATGAACGCTTCGCCTTCATGATCCTGGACCTGTCGCTGCCGGACATGGACGGTTTGCAGCTTTTGCGTTCGTTGCAAGAGCAGTGCGGGTCGGCCATGCCGTCGGTGGTGGTGTACACCGCGCGCGCCTTGAGCAAGGCCGAAGTGAAGATGCTGGAGACATACACCGAGGCGGTGGTGCTGAAGGAAGGTGCGTCGGCCGAGCGGCTGATCGACGAGGTGCGGATGTTCGTGCGCCGCCTGAAAGAGGGCCTGGGCATGCGCCGCCTGCGGGCGAACCACAACGGGCCGGTCGTCACCGCTGATCTGAAAGGCAAGACGGTCTTGATCGCTGACGACGACATGCGCGCTCTTTATGCGCTGTCCGCCACGTTGCGGGCCAAGGGCCTCGACGTCCTCACCGCGGACACCGGAGTTTCGGCGTTGGCCGTGCTTGCCAAGCACCCCGAGGTCAACGCCGTACTGATGGACATCATGATGCCCGAGATGGACGGCTACGAAGCCATGCGCCGCATCCGGCGCGACGTCTCGCACTCGGCACTGCCGATCATCGCGCTCACCGCCAAGGCGATGGCGGGCGACGAGCAGAAGTGTCTGGAGGCCGGCGCCACCGCTTACCTGCCCAAGCCCATCGATCCCGACCGCTTGCTGGCCTTGCTGTCCGATTATTTGGGCAAGAACGGATCGCGCGTTGCCTGA